A single window of Desulfovibrio desulfuricans DNA harbors:
- a CDS encoding respiratory chain complex I subunit 1 family protein: MFTMQSLSWPVSLLLAAAQTLLLLLLAPLLSGISRKIRARMHSRLGPLGAAGVLQDYRDLAKLMTRQEVAPAQSGIIFRIMPFVLIASAAAIAMTLPLIVTGSQMASAADLITLLYLFALYRFFFALSGLDSGSPFAGMGASREMLLGVLVEPVLMLALLVAALIAGSTNLGVISEIFRQNWGGSMPTAAALAMVACAFAVFIEMGKIPFDYPEAEQELQEGPLTEYSGPGLALVCLGVKFKQAVVASVFISVFLPFGNVTPESLSVVSVLTATVIFVLKLLVIFVLASLYENSLARGRFLLTPRVTWSGFGVAALAFVFYFSKL, from the coding sequence ATGTTTACCATGCAATCCTTGTCCTGGCCGGTATCCTTGCTGCTGGCCGCAGCGCAGACCTTGCTTCTGCTTTTGCTGGCCCCTCTGCTGTCCGGCATTTCGCGTAAAATCCGGGCCAGAATGCACTCGCGCCTTGGCCCCCTGGGGGCAGCTGGCGTGTTACAGGACTACCGAGACCTGGCCAAACTCATGACCCGGCAGGAAGTGGCCCCTGCGCAGTCGGGCATCATTTTCCGCATCATGCCCTTTGTGCTCATTGCCAGCGCAGCGGCCATCGCCATGACGCTGCCCCTGATCGTGACCGGCTCCCAGATGGCGAGCGCGGCAGATCTGATAACCTTGCTGTATCTTTTCGCTCTCTACCGCTTTTTCTTCGCCCTTTCCGGGCTTGATTCCGGCAGCCCCTTTGCGGGCATGGGCGCAAGCCGCGAAATGTTGCTGGGCGTACTGGTGGAGCCTGTGCTCATGCTGGCCCTGCTGGTGGCGGCCCTTATTGCTGGTTCCACCAACCTCGGCGTCATCAGCGAGATATTCCGCCAGAACTGGGGCGGCTCCATGCCCACGGCAGCGGCACTGGCCATGGTGGCCTGCGCCTTTGCCGTGTTTATTGAAATGGGCAAGATCCCCTTTGACTACCCCGAAGCGGAACAGGAGCTTCAGGAAGGCCCGCTGACCGAGTATTCCGGCCCCGGTCTTGCCCTGGTCTGCCTTGGCGTGAAGTTCAAGCAGGCAGTTGTGGCCAGCGTGTTCATCAGCGTGTTTCTGCCCTTTGGCAATGTAACGCCCGAGAGCCTCAGCGTTGTATCCGTGCTGACCGCCACAGTCATATTCGTTCTGAAGCTGCTGGTCATTTTTGTGCTGGCCTCGCTGTACGAAAACAGCCTTGCGCGCGGGCGCTTTTTGCTGACCCCGCGCGTCACATGGTCCGGTTTCGGCGTGGCGGCCCTGGCATTCGTCTTTTACTTCAGCAAGCTCTAG
- the hyfB gene encoding hydrogenase 4 subunit B, which translates to MRDPLEILLWAVLAYMAGGVLSLLLGRNERAAITINGLFGALGGALGLYAVLPFLLQRADALNHVYAGPFPFAHLAVRLDMLGAFMTGVISLLAVAASIYSIAYVREYEGKGASAMGFFMNTFIASMVALMVMDNAFYFIIFFEVMSLSSYFLVIADQESEAVSAGLLYFFIAHAGSVLIMASFFIMYCHTPNNSLDFAAFRQAQISPAMASIAFLLAFFGFGAKAGMLPLHGWLPRAHPAAPSHASAMMSGVMVKIGVFGIIKVGADLLGGVDMPVWWGVVVLTFGAVSSVLGVMYALAEHDIKRLLAYHTVENVGIILMGVGVGLMGLALKNPLLAALGFLGALYHLLNHAVFKGLLFLGAGAIIYKVHTKDMEKMGGLGKRMPRTALSFLVGCMAISALPPLNGFVSEWYTYQGLVSISQHSSAIARLSGPVAIVMLAITGALAAMCFVKVYGISFCGQARSAKAAEATEVPAAMTLSMLGLAALCVVLGVGAACVAPVISAVADSLTTSQQHFEAVRQGVLVPGADAATGLSPTLVMLLLLGGMLLPLLLFMAGKADRLPMRRKNDPWACGYGYEERMALSAGSFTQGLRHVFAGLYRLRQALDPAPAMSRALDSVIRTARRVEPMWDDGILARIVRTAQKIGICVQRLQQGDFRVYCLYIIIALIALLLIKAA; encoded by the coding sequence ATGCGTGATCCACTTGAAATCCTGCTTTGGGCTGTGCTGGCCTACATGGCGGGTGGCGTGCTTTCCCTGCTGCTAGGCCGCAACGAGCGGGCAGCCATTACCATTAACGGCCTTTTTGGCGCGCTTGGCGGCGCGCTTGGTCTGTACGCTGTTTTGCCCTTTTTGCTGCAACGTGCAGATGCCCTCAACCATGTTTACGCGGGGCCGTTCCCCTTTGCGCATCTGGCCGTGCGGCTGGATATGCTGGGAGCCTTCATGACGGGCGTCATATCCCTGCTGGCGGTTGCCGCTTCCATCTATTCCATTGCCTATGTGCGGGAATACGAAGGCAAGGGCGCGTCAGCCATGGGCTTTTTCATGAACACCTTCATCGCCTCCATGGTGGCGCTGATGGTCATGGACAACGCCTTCTACTTCATCATCTTTTTTGAAGTCATGTCGCTGTCTTCCTACTTTCTGGTCATTGCCGATCAGGAAAGCGAAGCCGTCAGCGCCGGCTTGCTCTACTTTTTCATCGCGCATGCCGGGTCTGTGCTGATCATGGCTTCGTTCTTCATCATGTATTGCCATACGCCCAACAACAGCCTTGATTTTGCGGCCTTCCGTCAGGCGCAGATTTCGCCTGCCATGGCATCAATAGCCTTTTTGCTGGCATTTTTCGGCTTCGGCGCAAAGGCTGGCATGCTCCCTCTGCACGGCTGGCTGCCCAGGGCGCACCCGGCCGCGCCCTCGCACGCCTCGGCCATGATGTCTGGCGTGATGGTCAAAATCGGCGTGTTTGGCATCATCAAGGTGGGCGCAGACCTGCTGGGCGGCGTGGATATGCCTGTCTGGTGGGGTGTTGTGGTGCTGACCTTCGGCGCTGTTTCGTCCGTGCTGGGCGTTATGTACGCCTTGGCGGAACACGACATCAAACGCCTGCTTGCCTACCACACCGTTGAAAACGTGGGCATCATCCTCATGGGCGTGGGCGTGGGCCTCATGGGTCTGGCCCTCAAAAACCCGCTGCTGGCAGCTCTGGGATTTCTGGGCGCGCTCTATCACCTGCTGAACCATGCCGTGTTCAAGGGCCTGCTGTTCCTCGGCGCTGGTGCCATCATCTACAAGGTGCACACCAAGGACATGGAGAAGATGGGCGGCCTTGGCAAGCGCATGCCGCGCACGGCCCTGTCCTTTCTGGTTGGCTGCATGGCCATTTCGGCCCTGCCGCCCCTCAATGGTTTTGTCAGTGAATGGTACACCTATCAGGGCCTTGTGAGCATCAGCCAGCATTCTTCCGCCATTGCCCGCCTTTCCGGCCCTGTGGCAATCGTGATGCTGGCCATCACCGGCGCTCTCGCCGCCATGTGCTTTGTAAAGGTATACGGCATCAGCTTTTGCGGGCAGGCGCGCAGCGCCAAGGCTGCGGAAGCCACTGAAGTTCCCGCTGCCATGACGCTTTCCATGCTTGGGCTGGCCGCGCTGTGCGTGGTGCTGGGCGTGGGCGCGGCTTGTGTGGCCCCTGTCATCAGCGCCGTGGCCGACTCACTCACCACAAGCCAGCAGCACTTTGAAGCCGTACGGCAGGGTGTGCTTGTTCCCGGCGCAGATGCCGCCACCGGGCTTTCGCCCACGCTGGTGATGCTTCTGCTGCTGGGCGGCATGCTTTTGCCCCTGCTGCTCTTTATGGCTGGTAAGGCCGACCGCCTGCCCATGCGCCGCAAAAACGATCCCTGGGCCTGCGGTTATGGTTACGAAGAACGCATGGCCCTTTCTGCCGGCAGCTTTACACAGGGTCTGCGCCACGTGTTTGCGGGGCTGTACCGCCTGCGTCAGGCGCTTGATCCGGCCCCGGCCATGTCGCGTGCGCTTGACTCGGTCATCCGTACTGCCCGGCGTGTGGAGCCCATGTGGGACGACGGCATTCTTGCCCGTATCGTCCGCACCGCACAAAAAATCGGCATATGTGTGCAGCGGCTGCAGCAGGGCGATTTCCGCGTCTACTGCCTGTATATCATCATCGCGCTTATCGCGCTGCTTCTCATCAAAGCCGCCTAG